The Chitinophagales bacterium genome contains a region encoding:
- a CDS encoding thioredoxin family protein produces MKQSIKFLGIIIILITVMTSASTPGYKVGDKADDFKLKNIDGKMISLADYKDAKGFIVIFTCNHCPYAKAYESRVMALNSMYASKGFPVIAINPNDPKVEPEDSYDNMMAVAKSKGYTFPYLLDESQSVAKEYGAQRTPHVFVLNKTDKGLQVSYIGAIDDNTEDPSLVQHHYVEDAVNALLGGKQVPVTQTKAIGCGIKWKS; encoded by the coding sequence ATGAAACAATCCATTAAATTTTTAGGAATAATTATCATTCTTATTACCGTTATGACTTCGGCAAGCACTCCCGGTTATAAGGTGGGCGATAAAGCAGATGATTTCAAGCTGAAAAACATTGATGGTAAAATGATTTCACTTGCTGATTATAAAGATGCAAAAGGCTTTATTGTAATTTTTACATGCAACCACTGTCCGTATGCTAAAGCATATGAATCCCGGGTAATGGCATTAAACTCCATGTATGCATCTAAAGGATTCCCTGTAATTGCAATCAATCCGAATGATCCTAAAGTAGAGCCTGAAGATTCATATGATAATATGATGGCGGTTGCAAAATCTAAAGGATACACGTTTCCATATCTATTAGATGAGTCACAATCTGTTGCTAAGGAATATGGTGCACAGCGAACACCCCATGTATTTGTTCTTAATAAAACAGATAAGGGGCTCCAGGTATCTTACATAGGCGCCATAGATGATAACACGGAAGATCCCTCATTGGTACAACATCACTATGTTGAAGATGCTGTTAATGCACTGCTCGGCGGTAAGCAGGTTCCGGTAACACAAACCAAAGCTATTGGTTGTGGAATTAAGTGGAAAAGCTAA
- a CDS encoding redoxin domain-containing protein, which yields MPVKRFIILLVIFLEAAIVHAQPLKVMDFKELDAVLTRPDDTLRIVNFWATWCKPCVGELPYFVTVQKEKQDQKIQFIFVSLDFLSQTQKVKDVITQLGLTGMLIQLNEKNGGWIDLLDKNWGGAIPYTIAISPHNKRMQHYEAFNSLEELKFFIDTNISN from the coding sequence ATGCCTGTTAAACGGTTTATAATATTGCTGGTTATTTTTTTGGAAGCTGCCATAGTACATGCACAGCCGCTTAAGGTAATGGACTTCAAAGAACTAGATGCAGTACTTACCAGACCTGATGACACATTACGTATAGTAAATTTTTGGGCAACATGGTGTAAACCCTGTGTTGGCGAGCTCCCGTATTTTGTTACAGTGCAAAAGGAAAAACAGGATCAAAAAATTCAATTCATTTTTGTTTCACTGGATTTTTTGTCTCAAACACAAAAGGTAAAAGATGTAATAACTCAGTTAGGATTGACAGGCATGTTGATTCAGCTAAATGAAAAAAATGGTGGATGGATTGATCTGCTCGATAAAAACTGGGGTGGCGCAATTCCATATACTATTGCGATTAGCCCGCATAATAAGCGTATGCAACATTATGAAGCATTTAACAGTTTAGAGGAACTGAAATTTTTTATTGATACCAATATTTCAAATTAA
- a CDS encoding YitT family protein: MNWLWKQIISKTVLRNKNSDHNVHHSNIQLARGLHKLRETSVRLLKDALLIIAGIFSAAFGFKGFLLTNHFIDGGATGVSLLISALTAVPLYILIISINIPFIFLGYKSIGKAFAIKTTLAISGLALCLATVHFPDVTKDNLLVAVFGGFFLGAGIGLTVRGGAVIDGTEVLAIYLSKKLGTTIGDIIILINVFIFMAAAYFLSVEIALYSMITYLSASRTLDFITEGIEEYTGVTIISPKAEQMRRMIIEKLGRGVTIYSGKRGFGKTGEATGIDIVYTVVTRLELNRLNAEIKSIDANAFVVMSSVRDTKGGMIKKRSFTH; this comes from the coding sequence ATGAATTGGCTTTGGAAACAGATTATAAGTAAAACAGTTCTTCGCAATAAAAATTCAGATCATAATGTTCACCATTCCAATATTCAACTTGCGCGTGGGTTGCATAAATTAAGGGAAACCTCTGTGCGGCTTTTAAAAGATGCCTTATTAATAATTGCCGGGATATTTTCCGCTGCTTTTGGCTTTAAAGGATTTTTACTGACAAACCATTTTATTGATGGAGGAGCAACGGGAGTGTCATTGTTGATTTCCGCATTAACTGCCGTACCTCTTTACATTCTTATTATTTCGATAAACATACCATTCATATTTCTTGGCTATAAGAGTATTGGTAAAGCTTTTGCAATTAAAACTACGCTGGCTATTTCAGGGCTTGCATTGTGCCTTGCGACCGTCCACTTTCCTGATGTTACCAAAGACAATCTGCTGGTAGCCGTATTCGGTGGTTTCTTTCTTGGAGCAGGAATAGGCCTTACAGTAAGAGGAGGTGCAGTGATAGACGGAACAGAAGTGCTTGCTATTTATTTAAGTAAAAAACTAGGGACTACTATTGGTGATATCATCATACTAATTAACGTATTTATTTTTATGGCTGCCGCCTATTTTCTATCTGTTGAAATAGCGCTTTATTCTATGATAACTTATCTGTCGGCTTCCAGAACATTAGATTTTATTACTGAAGGCATAGAAGAATACACGGGAGTTACTATTATTTCACCTAAAGCGGAGCAGATGAGAAGAATGATTATAGAAAAGCTAGGCAGGGGTGTAACTATTTACAGCGGAAAGCGTGGCTTTGGTAAAACAGGTGAAGCCACCGGAATAGACATTGTTTATACTGTGGTTACACGCCTGGAATTAAACAGATTAAATGCAGAAATTAAGTCCATTGATGCAAATGCTTTCGTGGTTATGAGCAGCGTGCGGGATACAAAAGGAGGAATGATTAAAAAAAGGTCGTTTACACATTGA
- a CDS encoding isoprenylcysteine carboxylmethyltransferase family protein: MVKLGNFLFHYRNFLFPVFYLLLFISSPPIFRDYKISVIIGLIIAFAGQAIRAITVGLQYIIRGGRNRRIYAEGLVTSGIFSHCRNPLYIGNILIILGLAFVANSLLFLLMLVPVFIFFYQAIVLAEENFLLSKFNGAFEDYKSKVNRWLPKFRGISSTLQSMEMKWQRIFIKEYTSAYVWITGAVLLIMKNNYLYYGKNQLYNYLLLFIGVLLALLIFYLTVRYFKKTKKWTGD; encoded by the coding sequence ATGGTTAAGCTTGGAAATTTTCTTTTTCATTACCGGAATTTTCTGTTCCCTGTTTTTTACCTGTTACTTTTTATTTCATCGCCTCCAATATTCCGGGATTATAAAATTAGTGTAATCATTGGTTTGATAATAGCCTTTGCAGGTCAGGCCATCCGCGCGATAACGGTAGGTCTTCAATACATTATCCGCGGTGGCAGAAACAGAAGGATCTATGCGGAAGGATTGGTTACCTCAGGTATTTTTTCCCACTGCAGAAATCCTTTGTACATAGGCAATATTTTAATCATATTAGGATTGGCATTTGTGGCTAATTCACTTCTGTTCCTTTTGATGTTAGTGCCGGTTTTTATTTTTTTTTACCAGGCTATAGTACTTGCAGAAGAAAATTTCCTTCTTTCAAAATTTAATGGCGCTTTCGAAGATTATAAATCAAAGGTGAACAGGTGGCTCCCAAAATTTCGCGGAATAAGCAGCACCTTACAGTCTATGGAAATGAAATGGCAAAGAATATTTATTAAAGAGTATACCTCTGCTTATGTCTGGATAACAGGTGCCGTACTGTTGATCATGAAGAATAATTACTTATACTACGGAAAAAATCAACTGTATAACTACCTTCTATTATTTATAGGCGTTCTGCTTGCTTTATTAATCTTTTATTTAACTGTGAGATATTTTAAAAAAACAAAGAAGTGGACGGGCGACTGA
- the cmoA gene encoding carboxy-S-adenosyl-L-methionine synthase CmoA — translation MSDQAPNRDEVFRNPEKEVGDFKFGKKVVDVFDDMVSRSVPFYYEMQRMMSELAADFATEGSNIFDLGCSTGTTLIGLDPFLLPSVRFVGIDNSEEMIQQCKENLKLAGMTREFDIQYGDLNKGIVIENASVVVMCLTLQFIRPLYREHLVKDICRQINDNGCFILIEKVLGEDSLLNRLFIKYYYDMKRRQHYSDMEISQKREALENVLIPYRLTENIELLHRSGFRYAEVFFKWYNFAGLIAVK, via the coding sequence ATGAGTGATCAGGCACCCAACCGGGACGAAGTATTTCGAAATCCTGAAAAGGAAGTAGGAGATTTCAAGTTCGGTAAAAAAGTAGTAGATGTTTTTGATGACATGGTATCGCGCTCGGTTCCTTTTTATTATGAAATGCAGCGCATGATGTCAGAGCTGGCTGCAGATTTTGCTACGGAGGGCTCCAATATCTTTGACCTTGGATGCTCCACTGGCACAACCCTTATAGGGCTTGATCCTTTCTTACTTCCTTCCGTGCGTTTCGTTGGAATCGATAATTCCGAGGAAATGATACAGCAATGCAAAGAGAATTTAAAGCTGGCGGGCATGACGCGGGAGTTTGATATTCAATATGGTGATCTTAACAAAGGAATCGTAATTGAAAATGCATCGGTAGTGGTCATGTGTCTTACCCTTCAGTTTATCCGGCCACTATACCGTGAACATTTAGTGAAAGATATTTGCAGACAGATAAACGATAACGGCTGTTTTATACTTATAGAAAAAGTGCTGGGTGAAGACTCTTTGCTCAATAGGCTTTTTATAAAATATTATTATGACATGAAGCGCAGACAGCACTATAGCGATATGGAAATTTCTCAGAAACGCGAGGCACTGGAAAATGTACTTATACCTTACCGCCTCACTGAAAATATTGAACTGCTCCATCGCTCCGGTTTTCGATATGCTGAAGTGTTTTTTAAGTGGTACAATTTTGCCGGACTAATAGCTGTAAAATAA
- the topA gene encoding type I DNA topoisomerase: MAKKKDKENQKSLMIVESPAKARTLEKFLDDSFIVKSSYGHIRDLPKSDKAIDVENRYLPVYEISADKKDVVKDLKKIAKESNDVWLATDEDREGEAISWHLCEALGLDINKTKRIVFHEITKPAILEAVKKPRRIDINLVNAQQARRILDRLVGFELSPILWRKIANTSSLSAGRVQSVAVRLIVERERENGSFNPDSSFKVIADFKAKDKSGNEISFKAELPKNKSKEGDAEKFLQACIGAAYTVNDVQVKPGKKSPSAPFTTSTLQQEASRKLSFSVARTMLIAQRLYESGKITYMRTDSTNLSEFAVKAISEEIKKSYGEKYAKSRQFATKTANAQEAHEAIRPSYIENKETDGENDEQRLYSLIWKRTIASQMSDAQLEKTTARIGISTVTNEELVASGEVLLFDGFLKVYLESSDEEGADDGASSMLPPLQIKQVLDFIEMSATERFTRPPARYAEASLVKKLEELGIGRPSTYAPTISTIQKRGYVEKKDKEGVRREYRVLSLKNDQVSKVKQSETSGTEKSKLFPTDVGMLVNDFLLEHFPSVMDYNFTAEIEKEFDDISNGMKMWQEMIDDFYQPFHKNVKSTMENAQRVTGERELGTDPKSGRKVIVRMGRYGPMVQIGATNDEEKPKYAKLRSGMSLESITLPEALDLFQLPRTIGEHEGTEVVANEGRFGPYVLHNKKFYSLKKDQDPMTITIEEAIPLIQAKASNLIKEFKESGVQILEGKYGPYIKSGKLNAKAPAGKEPKNLTLDECMEALEKAKDAPKRGFTKFKKRS; encoded by the coding sequence ATGGCAAAAAAGAAAGATAAAGAGAATCAAAAGAGTCTGATGATAGTGGAAAGTCCGGCCAAAGCAAGAACCCTGGAAAAGTTTTTGGATGATAGCTTTATTGTAAAATCGAGTTATGGGCATATTCGTGATCTTCCAAAATCCGATAAAGCAATCGATGTTGAAAATCGTTACCTCCCCGTATATGAGATAAGCGCTGATAAGAAAGATGTAGTTAAGGATTTAAAAAAGATTGCAAAAGAATCTAATGACGTTTGGCTTGCCACTGACGAAGACCGGGAAGGCGAAGCCATTTCCTGGCACTTGTGCGAAGCATTAGGACTGGATATAAACAAAACCAAGCGAATTGTTTTCCATGAAATAACCAAACCCGCCATTCTGGAAGCGGTAAAAAAACCGCGCAGAATAGATATTAACCTGGTGAATGCCCAGCAGGCAAGGCGTATCCTTGACCGCCTGGTGGGATTTGAACTTTCACCCATTCTGTGGAGAAAAATAGCAAATACCAGTTCTTTATCAGCCGGGCGCGTGCAGTCGGTAGCAGTGCGGCTTATTGTGGAGCGGGAGCGTGAAAATGGTTCCTTTAATCCCGATTCTTCTTTTAAGGTTATTGCGGATTTTAAAGCAAAAGATAAATCAGGAAATGAAATTTCTTTTAAGGCAGAACTTCCAAAGAATAAAAGCAAAGAAGGTGATGCAGAAAAATTCCTGCAGGCCTGTATTGGCGCTGCTTATACAGTAAATGATGTCCAGGTAAAGCCAGGTAAAAAATCTCCGTCAGCACCATTCACTACTTCTACGCTCCAGCAGGAAGCAAGCCGTAAGCTTAGCTTTTCTGTTGCGCGAACCATGCTTATTGCACAACGATTGTATGAGTCCGGTAAGATCACGTATATGCGTACCGATTCCACAAATCTGTCGGAATTTGCAGTAAAGGCTATCAGTGAAGAAATAAAAAAATCTTACGGTGAAAAGTATGCGAAGTCAAGGCAGTTTGCAACTAAAACTGCTAATGCCCAGGAAGCTCATGAAGCCATTCGCCCCTCTTATATTGAGAATAAAGAAACGGATGGCGAGAACGATGAGCAAAGGCTCTATTCCCTCATATGGAAAAGAACTATAGCTTCTCAAATGAGTGATGCACAATTAGAGAAAACCACTGCCCGCATAGGAATTTCAACAGTCACAAATGAAGAGCTGGTTGCAAGTGGTGAAGTGTTGCTTTTTGATGGATTCTTAAAAGTTTATCTGGAATCTTCTGATGAAGAAGGCGCTGATGATGGAGCATCATCCATGTTGCCTCCATTACAAATAAAGCAGGTTTTGGATTTTATAGAGATGAGCGCCACTGAGAGATTTACCCGGCCGCCTGCACGCTATGCAGAAGCCAGCCTGGTTAAAAAACTGGAGGAGCTCGGAATAGGCAGGCCATCTACGTATGCACCTACTATAAGCACTATTCAGAAAAGAGGGTACGTTGAAAAAAAAGATAAAGAAGGGGTGAGACGTGAGTACCGTGTGCTCTCACTTAAAAATGACCAGGTCTCTAAAGTAAAGCAGAGTGAAACATCCGGTACTGAAAAATCAAAATTATTTCCAACAGATGTGGGAATGCTTGTGAATGATTTTCTTCTTGAGCATTTCCCTTCCGTAATGGATTATAATTTTACAGCAGAGATTGAAAAGGAATTTGACGATATTTCGAATGGAATGAAGATGTGGCAGGAGATGATCGATGATTTTTATCAGCCCTTTCATAAAAATGTAAAATCTACTATGGAAAATGCGCAACGGGTTACAGGCGAACGGGAATTAGGTACCGATCCGAAAAGCGGCCGTAAGGTAATTGTACGCATGGGCCGGTATGGACCCATGGTACAGATCGGAGCTACAAATGATGAAGAAAAGCCAAAGTATGCTAAGCTGCGAAGCGGGATGAGCCTGGAAAGCATTACCCTTCCCGAGGCACTCGATCTGTTTCAACTGCCAAGGACAATAGGTGAGCATGAAGGCACAGAGGTTGTAGCAAATGAAGGCCGATTCGGTCCGTACGTACTTCATAACAAAAAGTTTTACTCTTTAAAAAAGGACCAGGATCCGATGACTATAACCATAGAGGAAGCCATTCCTCTTATCCAGGCAAAGGCATCTAATTTAATTAAGGAATTTAAAGAGAGCGGCGTGCAGATTTTAGAGGGAAAATACGGGCCTTATATAAAGAGCGGAAAGTTAAATGCAAAGGCTCCTGCGGGCAAGGAACCAAAGAATTTAACACTGGATGAATGCATGGAAGCTCTGGAAAAAGCTAAGGATGCTCCGAAGAGAGGGTTTACGAAATTTAAAAAAAGGAGTTAG
- a CDS encoding T9SS type A sorting domain-containing protein, with the protein MKNTIFLFSFIFLVKNLLAQVYAVPDAQIQPAWVFPFWFEDGDGFKDTIYYCYQPGADNFDYGNGRDTIYGEVLKPVDTSVFNMFFYKNRTLAQKVRVVSGLPAGGISPIYARLPLTIKWDKNLFYDSILLTIPVTDRLPYPLFQIDVRCGDFDPHYNNCPSSYPLVFVPEDPIGCCPNGFFIDSFTFVGDTQGPQSYLGTDFSLIFSEMHIPLGISIIQKNDSPNVYPNPTTETLHIDLPVYIARCQIYNSKGKLVKSLLTSDKKTEIDVSEFSPGIYLVQFFDYYRYYSTKFIKS; encoded by the coding sequence ATGAAAAACACAATTTTCCTATTCTCTTTTATATTTCTTGTGAAAAATTTATTAGCTCAGGTTTACGCGGTACCTGATGCTCAAATACAACCAGCTTGGGTATTTCCTTTCTGGTTTGAGGATGGTGATGGCTTCAAGGACACCATCTATTATTGTTATCAACCAGGGGCCGATAATTTTGATTATGGAAACGGCCGCGATACTATTTATGGTGAAGTTCTAAAACCTGTCGACACATCAGTTTTTAATATGTTTTTTTATAAAAATCGCACTTTAGCTCAAAAGGTAAGAGTGGTAAGTGGTTTACCAGCAGGTGGTATTTCGCCTATCTATGCTCGGTTACCATTGACAATCAAATGGGACAAAAATCTTTTTTACGATTCTATATTATTGACTATACCGGTCACTGATAGGTTGCCATATCCTTTGTTTCAAATTGATGTTCGTTGCGGTGATTTTGATCCCCATTATAATAACTGCCCTAGTAGTTATCCCTTAGTTTTTGTTCCTGAAGATCCCATAGGTTGTTGTCCAAATGGTTTTTTTATTGACAGCTTTACTTTTGTTGGTGATACGCAGGGTCCTCAAAGTTATTTAGGAACAGATTTTTCACTCATTTTTTCTGAGATGCATATTCCTCTGGGAATCTCGATAATTCAAAAAAATGATTCTCCTAATGTGTATCCAAATCCAACTACAGAAACGTTGCATATAGACCTTCCTGTGTATATAGCAAGATGTCAAATTTATAACTCCAAGGGAAAGTTGGTCAAATCGTTATTAACAAGTGATAAAAAAACTGAAATTGATGTTTCAGAATTCTCACCAGGAATTTATCTTGTTCAATTTTTTGACTATTATCGCTATTATTCGACAAAATTCATTAAATCCTAA
- a CDS encoding T9SS type A sorting domain-containing protein, with amino-acid sequence MKKLLLLPLTLFAASIFTSHAQSFAIKWQNALGGYTEDAAKSATRTNDGGYIVAGFASSNDGDVTGNHGGNDYWIVKLTSNGHINWEKSYGGTGDDNAQSIRQCADGGYIISGYSNTHNNGDVTGYHGDKSSILHDYWIVKIDSLGTLEWEHCFGGTGEEVLYKVYQTSDGGYIAVGSSASSNGDITGNHGNSDGWIVKLDFAGKIQWEKSYGGSESDGTLSIKELDKGGYIFVAYSNSSDGQVTGHHGSTKDPELDYWVVRLDISGNIIWEKSYGGKGIDYPTSVAQIKTGEFVVSGYSTSNDGDVSVNYGGYDYWVIKIDGSGNLLQQVSLGGSGDDLAYCSTATRHGGIVVGGYSFSEDGDVIGLHTSKITNPTDFWIVSLDSSLQLQSQSCLGGGAYEYAYDVEQDKYGGLIVAGSTSSNDGDVTGYHTTTQGLPDYWIVRLKPNDLSIDENLTRRLNQEEDLPAEFTISPTITTGTFQLHLLTTYITSTDQATIQVFNSLGQLVLIKQAVINDGMLNTLITFDVAIPKGIYFIRLKTCNQQYSRKVVYQ; translated from the coding sequence ATGAAAAAATTATTATTACTCCCGTTAACTCTTTTTGCAGCATCGATTTTTACGTCACACGCTCAAAGCTTTGCCATTAAATGGCAGAATGCCTTAGGTGGCTATACTGAGGATGCAGCAAAATCTGCCACCCGTACAAATGACGGTGGTTATATTGTTGCAGGCTTTGCAAGCAGTAACGATGGCGATGTAACAGGAAATCATGGTGGAAATGACTACTGGATTGTGAAGCTCACCAGTAATGGACACATTAATTGGGAAAAAAGCTACGGAGGCACAGGTGATGATAATGCTCAGTCGATTCGCCAGTGTGCCGATGGAGGTTATATTATTAGTGGCTATTCCAACACCCATAATAATGGAGACGTTACCGGTTACCATGGAGATAAGTCGAGTATTTTACACGATTACTGGATTGTAAAAATCGATTCGTTAGGTACACTTGAATGGGAGCATTGTTTTGGAGGAACTGGGGAAGAGGTTCTGTATAAGGTATACCAAACTTCAGACGGAGGTTATATTGCGGTTGGCAGTTCCGCTTCCTCAAATGGCGACATTACAGGAAACCATGGTAATTCGGATGGTTGGATTGTTAAGTTAGACTTTGCTGGAAAAATACAATGGGAAAAATCTTATGGAGGAAGTGAGTCTGACGGTACTTTATCTATTAAAGAACTCGATAAAGGCGGATATATATTTGTTGCTTATTCAAATTCTAGTGATGGCCAGGTTACAGGGCATCATGGTTCCACAAAAGATCCAGAATTGGACTATTGGGTTGTACGACTCGATATATCTGGAAATATTATTTGGGAAAAATCTTATGGTGGAAAGGGTATTGATTATCCTACTTCTGTAGCTCAAATTAAAACCGGAGAATTTGTAGTTTCTGGCTATTCAACCTCCAACGATGGCGATGTTTCAGTCAATTATGGCGGATATGATTACTGGGTCATTAAAATAGATGGCAGTGGTAATTTGCTGCAACAAGTTTCATTAGGTGGATCAGGAGACGATTTGGCTTATTGCTCAACCGCTACCCGTCACGGTGGAATTGTAGTGGGAGGGTATTCTTTTTCTGAAGATGGTGACGTCATCGGTTTGCATACGTCAAAAATTACCAATCCCACTGACTTTTGGATAGTAAGCCTTGATTCATCTCTTCAATTGCAGTCACAAAGTTGTTTAGGTGGTGGTGCTTACGAATATGCTTATGATGTTGAACAGGATAAGTACGGAGGATTAATAGTTGCAGGCAGTACCAGTTCCAACGATGGTGATGTTACTGGTTACCATACCACCACACAGGGATTACCGGACTACTGGATTGTTAGATTAAAACCGAATGATCTTTCAATTGATGAGAACCTGACAAGACGTTTAAATCAAGAAGAGGATTTACCAGCTGAATTCACTATTTCCCCCACCATCACCACCGGCACCTTTCAACTCCACCTTCTAACCACCTACATCACCAGCACTGATCAGGCAACCATACAGGTGTTCAACAGCCTCGGTCAGCTGGTATTAATCAAGCAAGCTGTAATAAATGATGGAATGCTCAACACATTAATCACCTTTGATGTTGCTATTCCAAAAGGCATTTATTTCATCCGCCTGAAAACCTGCAATCAGCAATACAGCAGAAAGGTGGTTTACCAGTGA
- a CDS encoding T9SS type A sorting domain-containing protein → MKSIYLLLILLFFKASFCNAQQNFKIKWQKTYGGSKTEVANRIEQTSDSGFIVCGYTASKDKQVSGYHGGDDAWVIRTTKRGKLIWQKALGGSDYDEITSIKPLATGGYIACGYSISNDGDIHENHGSWDAWLCKLDFEGNIIWSKTYGGSSIDIAYGIVNTNDGGYTFAGSTSSVDGDVTGNNGEDDIWIVKVDSSGNIQWQRCYGGTFSEVGYSIQTAFSNGYIISGVTASLDGDVLDHHNTSNNYTDEWVLRIDSSGKLLWENALGGANEDVAYDAEPTLDGGFIVAGFSNSIGGDIGNNKGEKDAWITKLDSVGNLQWQKNLGGSKDDKGNSVKQVRDGGYIVAISTYSDDGQVNDLHGKDDIWVVKLNNRGTIEQSITLGGSDYEEATCIQQTFDGGFVVCGGTTSSDGDVTKNRGQDDFWVVRLEPSVIDSNVLVENKMIFSAGKTLSNTESFLSISPTITTGTFQLNLQTTNTNTDQATIQVFNSIGQLVLSKQVVVNDGMLNMAITLDAAVPKGIYFIRLKTGNQQYSGKVVYQ, encoded by the coding sequence ATGAAATCAATCTACCTTCTTTTGATACTCTTATTTTTTAAAGCCTCGTTTTGTAATGCACAACAAAATTTCAAAATAAAATGGCAGAAAACTTATGGTGGCTCAAAAACCGAGGTTGCAAATCGTATCGAGCAAACTTCTGACAGCGGCTTTATCGTCTGCGGCTATACTGCTTCAAAAGACAAACAGGTTTCTGGTTATCATGGAGGCGATGATGCATGGGTTATTAGAACTACTAAAAGAGGAAAGTTAATATGGCAAAAAGCGCTAGGCGGATCAGATTATGATGAAATTACTTCAATCAAACCCCTTGCAACCGGTGGATACATTGCATGCGGCTATAGTATTTCAAATGATGGAGATATACATGAAAACCATGGATCTTGGGATGCGTGGCTTTGTAAATTAGATTTTGAAGGAAATATAATATGGTCAAAGACATATGGCGGTTCTTCTATAGATATTGCCTATGGGATAGTCAATACGAATGATGGAGGATATACTTTTGCAGGCTCAACATCATCAGTTGACGGTGATGTAACAGGAAATAATGGAGAAGATGACATTTGGATCGTTAAAGTTGATTCAAGTGGAAATATTCAATGGCAAAGATGCTATGGAGGTACCTTTAGTGAAGTTGGTTATTCAATACAAACAGCATTTAGTAATGGATATATTATTTCGGGAGTTACAGCTTCTTTAGATGGAGATGTTCTCGATCATCATAATACTTCAAACAATTACACTGATGAATGGGTTTTAAGGATTGATTCGAGCGGGAAATTATTGTGGGAAAACGCTTTAGGAGGAGCAAATGAGGACGTTGCTTATGATGCCGAGCCTACTTTAGATGGGGGATTTATAGTGGCAGGATTTAGTAATTCCATAGGAGGGGACATTGGTAATAATAAAGGTGAAAAGGATGCGTGGATTACGAAACTCGATAGTGTAGGTAACCTACAATGGCAAAAAAATTTAGGTGGATCCAAAGATGATAAAGGAAATTCAGTAAAGCAAGTTCGTGATGGGGGTTACATTGTTGCAATATCTACGTATAGTGACGACGGACAGGTAAACGATTTACATGGGAAGGATGACATCTGGGTGGTAAAGCTTAATAACCGTGGTACTATTGAGCAAAGCATTACACTAGGAGGTAGCGATTATGAAGAAGCTACCTGTATTCAGCAGACCTTTGATGGCGGTTTTGTTGTATGCGGCGGAACAACTTCTTCGGATGGCGATGTAACTAAAAATCGTGGCCAGGATGATTTTTGGGTGGTTCGCCTGGAACCTTCAGTAATAGATTCTAATGTTTTAGTAGAAAATAAAATGATTTTTAGCGCAGGAAAAACTTTAAGCAATACAGAAAGTTTTCTGTCCATTTCCCCCACCATCACCACGGGTACCTTTCAACTCAATCTTCAAACCACAAACACCAACACCGATCAGGCAACCATCCAGGTGTTCAACAGCATCGGCCAGCTGGTACTAAGCAAGCAGGTTGTAGTAAATGATGGAATGCTCAACATGGCAATTACCCTTGATGCTGCTGTTCCAAAAGGAATTTATTTCATCCGTCTGAAAACAGGCAATCAGCAATACAGCGGAAAGGTGGTTTACCAGTGA